The Bos indicus x Bos taurus breed Angus x Brahman F1 hybrid chromosome 11, Bos_hybrid_MaternalHap_v2.0, whole genome shotgun sequence genome includes a region encoding these proteins:
- the ODF2 gene encoding outer dense fiber protein 2 isoform X12: protein MKDRSSTPPLHVHVDENTPVHVHIKKLSKTSATNSQKSHKRGMKGDTVNVRRSVRVKTKVPWMPPGKSSARHVGCNWENPPHCLEITPPSSEKLVSVMRLSDLSTEDDDSGHCKMNRYDKKIDSLMNAVKMQKGERQMAKRFLEERKEELEEVAQELAETEHENTVLRHNIERIKEEKDYTMLQKKHLQQEKECLMSKLVEAEMDGAAAAKQVMALKDTIGKLKSEKQMTCSDINTLTRQKELLLQKLSTFEETNRTLRDLLREQHCKEDSERLMEQQGTLLKRLAEADSEKARLLLLLQDKDKEVEELLQEIQCEKAQAKTASELSKSMETMRGHLQAQLRCKEAENSRLCMQIKNLERSGNQHKAEVEAIMEQLKELKQKGERDKESLKKAIRAQKERAEKSEEYAEQLHVQLADKDLYVAEALSTLESWRSRYNQVVKDKGDLELEIIVLNDRVTDLVNQQQTLEEKMREDRDSLVERLHRQTAEYSAFKLENERLKASFAPMEDKLNQAHIEVQQLKASVKNYEGMIDNYKSQVMKTRLEADEVAAQLERCDKENKILKDEMNKEIEAARRQFQSQLADLQQLPDILKITEAKLAECQDQLQGYERKNIDLTAIISDLRSRIEHQGDKLEMAREKHQASQKENKQLSLKVDELERKLEATSAQNIEFLQVIAKREEAIHQSQLRLEEKTRECGTLARQLESAIEDARRQVEQTKEHAASKERAAQNKILDLETQLSRTKTELSQLRRSRDDADRRYQSRLQDLKDRLEQSESTSRSMQNYVQFLKSSYANVFGDGPYASYLTSSPIRSRSPPT, encoded by the exons ATGAAGGACCGCTCTTCAACTCCCCCCTTACATGTTCACGTGGATGAGAACACCCCTGTCCACGTCCACATAAAAAAACTCTCCAAAACGTCAGCGACCAACAGCCAG AAATCTCATAAGCGCGGAATGAAAGGGGACACCGTGAATGTGCGGCGGAGTGTCCGGGTGAAAACCAAGGTACCTTGGATGCCCCCTGGAAAATCATCCGCCCGGCATGTGGGATGCAATTGGGAG AATCCACCTCACTGCCTGGAGATCACGCCACCATCTTCAGAAAAGCTGGTCTCCGTGATGCGGTTAAGTGACCTCTCTACAGAAGATGACGACTCCGGCCACTGTAAAATGAACCGTTACGATAAGAAGATTGACAGTTTAATGAACGCG GTCAAGATGCAGAAGGGAGAGCGCCAGATGGCCAAAAGGTTCCTGGAGGAGCggaaggaggagctggaggaggtggCCCAAGAGCTGGCCGAGACCGAGCACGAGAACACGGTGCTGCGGCACAACATCGAGCGCATCAAGGAGGAGAAGGACTACACCAT GCTGCAGAAAAAACACCTCCAGCAGGAGAAGGAGTGCCTCATGTCCAAGCTGGTGGAGGCTGAAATGGATGGGGCTGCTGCTGCCAAACAAGTCATGGCCCTGAAGGATACCATCGGGAAACTGAAATCG GAGAAACAGATGACCTGCTCGGACATCAACACCCTAACGAGGCAGAAAGAACTTCTCCTGCAGAAGCTGAGCACATTTGAAGAGACCAACCGCACTCTCCGAGACCTGCTGAGGGAACAACACTGCAAAGAG GATTCTGAAAGATTGATGGAGCAACAAGGGACACTGCTGAAACGGCTGGCAGAGGCGGACTCTGAGAAAGCG CGCCTGCTATTACTGCTGCAAGACAAAGACAAGGAGGTGGAAGAGCTCCTCCAGGAAATACAATGTGAGAAG GCTCAAGCAAAGACAGCATCTGAGCTTTCCAAGTCCATGGAGACCATGCGGGGGCATTTGCAGGCACAGCTTCGGTGCAAAGAGGCGGAGAACAGTCGCCTGTGTATGCAGATCAAG AACCTGGAGCGCAGCGGGAACCAGCACAAGGCGGAAGTGGAGGCCATCATGGAGCAGCTGAAGGAACTGAAGCAGAAGGGAGAACGAGACAAAGAGTCCTTGAAGAAAGCCATCCGAGCCCAAAAAGAGAGAGCCGAGAAGAGCGAGGAGTATGCTGAGCAGCTGCACGTGCAACTTGCCGACAAG GATCTTTATGTTGCTGAAGCTTTATCCACTCTGGAGTCATGGAGGAGCCGCTATAACCAAGTTGTAAAAGACAAAGGAGACCTTGAGCTGGAAATTATTGTCCTGAACGA CCGGGTGACAGATCTCGTAAACCAACAACAGACCTTGGAGGAGAAGATGCGGGAAGACCGGGACAGCCTGGTGGAGAGACTACATCGGCAGACCGCCGAGTATTCCGCGTTCAAACTAGAGAACGAGAGGCTGAAG GCTAGCTTCGCCCCAATGGAGGACAAGCTCAACCAGGCGCACATCGAGGTCCAGCAGCTGAAGGCATCAGTTAAGAACTATGAGGGAATGATTGACAACTATAAGAGTCAG GTGATGAAGACCAGACTGGAGGCTGATGAAGTGGCTGCCCAGCTGGAACGCTGTGACAAAGAGAACAAGATCCTTAAAGATGAGATGAACAAAGAGATTGAAGCG GCACGGAGGCAGTTCCAGTCCCAGCTGGCTGACCTGCAGCAGCTGCCCGATATCCTTAAGATCACAGAGGCTAAACTGGCTGAGTGCCAGGATCAGCTGCAGGGCTATGAGCGGAAGAACATTGACCTCACAGCCATCATATCAGACCTGCGCAGCCGG ATCGAACACCAGGGGGACAAGCTGGAGATGGCGAGAGAgaaacatcaggcttcccagaaagaaaataaacagctgAGTCTGAAGGTGGATGAACTGGAGAG GAAACTGGAGGCGACCAGTGCCCAGAATATCGAGTTCCTACAGGTGATTGCCAAGAGGGAGGAGGCAATCCACCAGTCCCAGCTGCGACTGGAGGAGAAAACACGGGAATGCGGAACCCTGGCGAGGCAGTTGGAGAGCGCCATTGAAGAcgccaggaggcag GTGGAACAAACCAAGGAGCACGCAGCCTCCAAGGAGCGAGCAGCCCAGAACAAGATCCTGGACCTTGAGACCCAGCTGAGCAGGACCAAGACCGAGCTCAGCCAGCTGCGGCGGAGCCGGGACGAC GCTGATCGCCGCTACCAGAGCCGCCTGCAGGACCTGAAAGACCGCCTGGAGCAGTCGGAGAGCACCAGCCGCAGCATGCAGAACTACGTCCAGTTCCTCAAGTCGTCCTACGCCAACGTGTTTGGGGACGGTCCCTACGCTTCCTACCTGACCAGCTCTCCCATCCGCTCCCGGTCTCCTCCCACCTAA
- the ODF2 gene encoding outer dense fiber protein 2 isoform X16, which translates to MKDRSSTPPLHVHVDENTPVHVHIKKLSKTSATNSQKSHKRGMKGDTVNVRRSVRVKTKNPPHCLEITPPSSEKLVSVMRLSDLSTEDDDSGHCKMNRYDKKIDSLMNAVKMQKGERQMAKRFLEERKEELEEVAQELAETEHENTVLRHNIERIKEEKDYTMLQKKHLQQEKECLMSKLVEAEMDGAAAAKQVMALKDTIGKLKSEKQMTCSDINTLTRQKELLLQKLSTFEETNRTLRDLLREQHCKEDSERLMEQQGTLLKRLAEADSEKARLLLLLQDKDKEVEELLQEIQCEKAQAKTASELSKSMETMRGHLQAQLRCKEAENSRLCMQIKNLERSGNQHKAEVEAIMEQLKELKQKGERDKESLKKAIRAQKERAEKSEEYAEQLHVQLADKDLYVAEALSTLESWRSRYNQVVKDKGDLELEIIVLNDRVTDLVNQQQTLEEKMREDRDSLVERLHRQTAEYSAFKLENERLKASFAPMEDKLNQAHIEVQQLKASVKNYEGMIDNYKSQVMKTRLEADEVAAQLERCDKENKILKDEMNKEIEAARRQFQSQLADLQQLPDILKITEAKLAECQDQLQGYERKNIDLTAIISDLRSRIEHQGDKLEMAREKHQASQKENKQLSLKVDELERKLEATSAQNIEFLQVIAKREEAIHQSQLRLEEKTRECGTLARQLESAIEDARRQVEQTKEHAASKERAAQNKILDLETQLSRTKTELSQLRRSRDDADRRYQSRLQDLKDRLEQSESTSRSMQNYVQFLKSSYANVFGDGPYASYLTSSPIRSRSPPT; encoded by the exons ATGAAGGACCGCTCTTCAACTCCCCCCTTACATGTTCACGTGGATGAGAACACCCCTGTCCACGTCCACATAAAAAAACTCTCCAAAACGTCAGCGACCAACAGCCAG AAATCTCATAAGCGCGGAATGAAAGGGGACACCGTGAATGTGCGGCGGAGTGTCCGGGTGAAAACCAAG AATCCACCTCACTGCCTGGAGATCACGCCACCATCTTCAGAAAAGCTGGTCTCCGTGATGCGGTTAAGTGACCTCTCTACAGAAGATGACGACTCCGGCCACTGTAAAATGAACCGTTACGATAAGAAGATTGACAGTTTAATGAACGCG GTCAAGATGCAGAAGGGAGAGCGCCAGATGGCCAAAAGGTTCCTGGAGGAGCggaaggaggagctggaggaggtggCCCAAGAGCTGGCCGAGACCGAGCACGAGAACACGGTGCTGCGGCACAACATCGAGCGCATCAAGGAGGAGAAGGACTACACCAT GCTGCAGAAAAAACACCTCCAGCAGGAGAAGGAGTGCCTCATGTCCAAGCTGGTGGAGGCTGAAATGGATGGGGCTGCTGCTGCCAAACAAGTCATGGCCCTGAAGGATACCATCGGGAAACTGAAATCG GAGAAACAGATGACCTGCTCGGACATCAACACCCTAACGAGGCAGAAAGAACTTCTCCTGCAGAAGCTGAGCACATTTGAAGAGACCAACCGCACTCTCCGAGACCTGCTGAGGGAACAACACTGCAAAGAG GATTCTGAAAGATTGATGGAGCAACAAGGGACACTGCTGAAACGGCTGGCAGAGGCGGACTCTGAGAAAGCG CGCCTGCTATTACTGCTGCAAGACAAAGACAAGGAGGTGGAAGAGCTCCTCCAGGAAATACAATGTGAGAAG GCTCAAGCAAAGACAGCATCTGAGCTTTCCAAGTCCATGGAGACCATGCGGGGGCATTTGCAGGCACAGCTTCGGTGCAAAGAGGCGGAGAACAGTCGCCTGTGTATGCAGATCAAG AACCTGGAGCGCAGCGGGAACCAGCACAAGGCGGAAGTGGAGGCCATCATGGAGCAGCTGAAGGAACTGAAGCAGAAGGGAGAACGAGACAAAGAGTCCTTGAAGAAAGCCATCCGAGCCCAAAAAGAGAGAGCCGAGAAGAGCGAGGAGTATGCTGAGCAGCTGCACGTGCAACTTGCCGACAAG GATCTTTATGTTGCTGAAGCTTTATCCACTCTGGAGTCATGGAGGAGCCGCTATAACCAAGTTGTAAAAGACAAAGGAGACCTTGAGCTGGAAATTATTGTCCTGAACGA CCGGGTGACAGATCTCGTAAACCAACAACAGACCTTGGAGGAGAAGATGCGGGAAGACCGGGACAGCCTGGTGGAGAGACTACATCGGCAGACCGCCGAGTATTCCGCGTTCAAACTAGAGAACGAGAGGCTGAAG GCTAGCTTCGCCCCAATGGAGGACAAGCTCAACCAGGCGCACATCGAGGTCCAGCAGCTGAAGGCATCAGTTAAGAACTATGAGGGAATGATTGACAACTATAAGAGTCAG GTGATGAAGACCAGACTGGAGGCTGATGAAGTGGCTGCCCAGCTGGAACGCTGTGACAAAGAGAACAAGATCCTTAAAGATGAGATGAACAAAGAGATTGAAGCG GCACGGAGGCAGTTCCAGTCCCAGCTGGCTGACCTGCAGCAGCTGCCCGATATCCTTAAGATCACAGAGGCTAAACTGGCTGAGTGCCAGGATCAGCTGCAGGGCTATGAGCGGAAGAACATTGACCTCACAGCCATCATATCAGACCTGCGCAGCCGG ATCGAACACCAGGGGGACAAGCTGGAGATGGCGAGAGAgaaacatcaggcttcccagaaagaaaataaacagctgAGTCTGAAGGTGGATGAACTGGAGAG GAAACTGGAGGCGACCAGTGCCCAGAATATCGAGTTCCTACAGGTGATTGCCAAGAGGGAGGAGGCAATCCACCAGTCCCAGCTGCGACTGGAGGAGAAAACACGGGAATGCGGAACCCTGGCGAGGCAGTTGGAGAGCGCCATTGAAGAcgccaggaggcag GTGGAACAAACCAAGGAGCACGCAGCCTCCAAGGAGCGAGCAGCCCAGAACAAGATCCTGGACCTTGAGACCCAGCTGAGCAGGACCAAGACCGAGCTCAGCCAGCTGCGGCGGAGCCGGGACGAC GCTGATCGCCGCTACCAGAGCCGCCTGCAGGACCTGAAAGACCGCCTGGAGCAGTCGGAGAGCACCAGCCGCAGCATGCAGAACTACGTCCAGTTCCTCAAGTCGTCCTACGCCAACGTGTTTGGGGACGGTCCCTACGCTTCCTACCTGACCAGCTCTCCCATCCGCTCCCGGTCTCCTCCCACCTAA
- the ODF2 gene encoding outer dense fiber protein 2 isoform X11: MKDRSSTPPLHVHVDENTPVHVHIKKLSKTSATNSQKSHKRGMKGDTVNVRRSVRVKTKVPWMPPGKSSARHVGCNWENPPHCLEITPPSSEKLVSVMRLSDLSTEDDDSGHCKMNRYDKKIDSLMNAVGCLKSEVKMQKGERQMAKRFLEERKEELEEVAQELAETEHENTVLRHNIERIKEEKDYTMLQKKHLQQEKECLMSKLVEAEMDGAAAAKQVMALKDTIGKLKSEKQMTCSDINTLTRQKELLLQKLSTFEETNRTLRDLLREQHCKEDSERLMEQQGTLLKRLAEADSEKARLLLLLQDKDKEVEELLQEIQCEKAQAKTASELSKSMETMRGHLQAQLRCKEAENSRLCMQIKNLERSGNQHKAEVEAIMEQLKELKQKGERDKESLKKAIRAQKERAEKSEEYAEQLHVQLADKDLYVAEALSTLESWRSRYNQVVKDKGDLELEIIVLNDRVTDLVNQQQTLEEKMREDRDSLVERLHRQTAEYSAFKLENERLKASFAPMEDKLNQAHIEVQQLKASVKNYEGMIDNYKSQVMKTRLEADEVAAQLERCDKENKILKDEMNKEIEAARRQFQSQLADLQQLPDILKITEAKLAECQDQLQGYERKNIDLTAIISDLRSRIEHQGDKLEMAREKHQASQKENKQLSLKVDELERKLEATSAQNIEFLQVIAKREEAIHQSQLRLEEKTRECGTLARQLESAIEDARRQVEQTKEHAASKERAAQNKILDLETQLSRTKTELSQLRRSRDDADRRYQSRLQDLKDRLEQSESTSRSMQNYVQFLKSSYANVFGDGPYASYLTSSPIRSRSPPT; encoded by the exons ATGAAGGACCGCTCTTCAACTCCCCCCTTACATGTTCACGTGGATGAGAACACCCCTGTCCACGTCCACATAAAAAAACTCTCCAAAACGTCAGCGACCAACAGCCAG AAATCTCATAAGCGCGGAATGAAAGGGGACACCGTGAATGTGCGGCGGAGTGTCCGGGTGAAAACCAAGGTACCTTGGATGCCCCCTGGAAAATCATCCGCCCGGCATGTGGGATGCAATTGGGAG AATCCACCTCACTGCCTGGAGATCACGCCACCATCTTCAGAAAAGCTGGTCTCCGTGATGCGGTTAAGTGACCTCTCTACAGAAGATGACGACTCCGGCCACTGTAAAATGAACCGTTACGATAAGAAGATTGACAGTTTAATGAACGCGGTTGGTTGTCTCAAGTCTGAG GTCAAGATGCAGAAGGGAGAGCGCCAGATGGCCAAAAGGTTCCTGGAGGAGCggaaggaggagctggaggaggtggCCCAAGAGCTGGCCGAGACCGAGCACGAGAACACGGTGCTGCGGCACAACATCGAGCGCATCAAGGAGGAGAAGGACTACACCAT GCTGCAGAAAAAACACCTCCAGCAGGAGAAGGAGTGCCTCATGTCCAAGCTGGTGGAGGCTGAAATGGATGGGGCTGCTGCTGCCAAACAAGTCATGGCCCTGAAGGATACCATCGGGAAACTGAAATCG GAGAAACAGATGACCTGCTCGGACATCAACACCCTAACGAGGCAGAAAGAACTTCTCCTGCAGAAGCTGAGCACATTTGAAGAGACCAACCGCACTCTCCGAGACCTGCTGAGGGAACAACACTGCAAAGAG GATTCTGAAAGATTGATGGAGCAACAAGGGACACTGCTGAAACGGCTGGCAGAGGCGGACTCTGAGAAAGCG CGCCTGCTATTACTGCTGCAAGACAAAGACAAGGAGGTGGAAGAGCTCCTCCAGGAAATACAATGTGAGAAG GCTCAAGCAAAGACAGCATCTGAGCTTTCCAAGTCCATGGAGACCATGCGGGGGCATTTGCAGGCACAGCTTCGGTGCAAAGAGGCGGAGAACAGTCGCCTGTGTATGCAGATCAAG AACCTGGAGCGCAGCGGGAACCAGCACAAGGCGGAAGTGGAGGCCATCATGGAGCAGCTGAAGGAACTGAAGCAGAAGGGAGAACGAGACAAAGAGTCCTTGAAGAAAGCCATCCGAGCCCAAAAAGAGAGAGCCGAGAAGAGCGAGGAGTATGCTGAGCAGCTGCACGTGCAACTTGCCGACAAG GATCTTTATGTTGCTGAAGCTTTATCCACTCTGGAGTCATGGAGGAGCCGCTATAACCAAGTTGTAAAAGACAAAGGAGACCTTGAGCTGGAAATTATTGTCCTGAACGA CCGGGTGACAGATCTCGTAAACCAACAACAGACCTTGGAGGAGAAGATGCGGGAAGACCGGGACAGCCTGGTGGAGAGACTACATCGGCAGACCGCCGAGTATTCCGCGTTCAAACTAGAGAACGAGAGGCTGAAG GCTAGCTTCGCCCCAATGGAGGACAAGCTCAACCAGGCGCACATCGAGGTCCAGCAGCTGAAGGCATCAGTTAAGAACTATGAGGGAATGATTGACAACTATAAGAGTCAG GTGATGAAGACCAGACTGGAGGCTGATGAAGTGGCTGCCCAGCTGGAACGCTGTGACAAAGAGAACAAGATCCTTAAAGATGAGATGAACAAAGAGATTGAAGCG GCACGGAGGCAGTTCCAGTCCCAGCTGGCTGACCTGCAGCAGCTGCCCGATATCCTTAAGATCACAGAGGCTAAACTGGCTGAGTGCCAGGATCAGCTGCAGGGCTATGAGCGGAAGAACATTGACCTCACAGCCATCATATCAGACCTGCGCAGCCGG ATCGAACACCAGGGGGACAAGCTGGAGATGGCGAGAGAgaaacatcaggcttcccagaaagaaaataaacagctgAGTCTGAAGGTGGATGAACTGGAGAG GAAACTGGAGGCGACCAGTGCCCAGAATATCGAGTTCCTACAGGTGATTGCCAAGAGGGAGGAGGCAATCCACCAGTCCCAGCTGCGACTGGAGGAGAAAACACGGGAATGCGGAACCCTGGCGAGGCAGTTGGAGAGCGCCATTGAAGAcgccaggaggcag GTGGAACAAACCAAGGAGCACGCAGCCTCCAAGGAGCGAGCAGCCCAGAACAAGATCCTGGACCTTGAGACCCAGCTGAGCAGGACCAAGACCGAGCTCAGCCAGCTGCGGCGGAGCCGGGACGAC GCTGATCGCCGCTACCAGAGCCGCCTGCAGGACCTGAAAGACCGCCTGGAGCAGTCGGAGAGCACCAGCCGCAGCATGCAGAACTACGTCCAGTTCCTCAAGTCGTCCTACGCCAACGTGTTTGGGGACGGTCCCTACGCTTCCTACCTGACCAGCTCTCCCATCCGCTCCCGGTCTCCTCCCACCTAA
- the ODF2 gene encoding outer dense fiber protein 2 isoform X14: MKDRSSTPPLHVHVDENTPVHVHIKKLSKTSATNSQKSHKRGMKGDTVNVRRSVRVKTKNPPHCLEITPPSSEKLVSVMRLSDLSTEDDDSGHCKMNRYDKKIDSLMNAVGCLKSEVKMQKGERQMAKRFLEERKEELEEVAQELAETEHENTVLRHNIERIKEEKDYTMLQKKHLQQEKECLMSKLVEAEMDGAAAAKQVMALKDTIGKLKSEKQMTCSDINTLTRQKELLLQKLSTFEETNRTLRDLLREQHCKEDSERLMEQQGTLLKRLAEADSEKARLLLLLQDKDKEVEELLQEIQCEKAQAKTASELSKSMETMRGHLQAQLRCKEAENSRLCMQIKNLERSGNQHKAEVEAIMEQLKELKQKGERDKESLKKAIRAQKERAEKSEEYAEQLHVQLADKDLYVAEALSTLESWRSRYNQVVKDKGDLELEIIVLNDRVTDLVNQQQTLEEKMREDRDSLVERLHRQTAEYSAFKLENERLKASFAPMEDKLNQAHIEVQQLKASVKNYEGMIDNYKSQVMKTRLEADEVAAQLERCDKENKILKDEMNKEIEAARRQFQSQLADLQQLPDILKITEAKLAECQDQLQGYERKNIDLTAIISDLRSRIEHQGDKLEMAREKHQASQKENKQLSLKVDELERKLEATSAQNIEFLQVIAKREEAIHQSQLRLEEKTRECGTLARQLESAIEDARRQVEQTKEHAASKERAAQNKILDLETQLSRTKTELSQLRRSRDDADRRYQSRLQDLKDRLEQSESTSRSMQNYVQFLKSSYANVFGDGPYASYLTSSPIRSRSPPT; this comes from the exons ATGAAGGACCGCTCTTCAACTCCCCCCTTACATGTTCACGTGGATGAGAACACCCCTGTCCACGTCCACATAAAAAAACTCTCCAAAACGTCAGCGACCAACAGCCAG AAATCTCATAAGCGCGGAATGAAAGGGGACACCGTGAATGTGCGGCGGAGTGTCCGGGTGAAAACCAAG AATCCACCTCACTGCCTGGAGATCACGCCACCATCTTCAGAAAAGCTGGTCTCCGTGATGCGGTTAAGTGACCTCTCTACAGAAGATGACGACTCCGGCCACTGTAAAATGAACCGTTACGATAAGAAGATTGACAGTTTAATGAACGCGGTTGGTTGTCTCAAGTCTGAG GTCAAGATGCAGAAGGGAGAGCGCCAGATGGCCAAAAGGTTCCTGGAGGAGCggaaggaggagctggaggaggtggCCCAAGAGCTGGCCGAGACCGAGCACGAGAACACGGTGCTGCGGCACAACATCGAGCGCATCAAGGAGGAGAAGGACTACACCAT GCTGCAGAAAAAACACCTCCAGCAGGAGAAGGAGTGCCTCATGTCCAAGCTGGTGGAGGCTGAAATGGATGGGGCTGCTGCTGCCAAACAAGTCATGGCCCTGAAGGATACCATCGGGAAACTGAAATCG GAGAAACAGATGACCTGCTCGGACATCAACACCCTAACGAGGCAGAAAGAACTTCTCCTGCAGAAGCTGAGCACATTTGAAGAGACCAACCGCACTCTCCGAGACCTGCTGAGGGAACAACACTGCAAAGAG GATTCTGAAAGATTGATGGAGCAACAAGGGACACTGCTGAAACGGCTGGCAGAGGCGGACTCTGAGAAAGCG CGCCTGCTATTACTGCTGCAAGACAAAGACAAGGAGGTGGAAGAGCTCCTCCAGGAAATACAATGTGAGAAG GCTCAAGCAAAGACAGCATCTGAGCTTTCCAAGTCCATGGAGACCATGCGGGGGCATTTGCAGGCACAGCTTCGGTGCAAAGAGGCGGAGAACAGTCGCCTGTGTATGCAGATCAAG AACCTGGAGCGCAGCGGGAACCAGCACAAGGCGGAAGTGGAGGCCATCATGGAGCAGCTGAAGGAACTGAAGCAGAAGGGAGAACGAGACAAAGAGTCCTTGAAGAAAGCCATCCGAGCCCAAAAAGAGAGAGCCGAGAAGAGCGAGGAGTATGCTGAGCAGCTGCACGTGCAACTTGCCGACAAG GATCTTTATGTTGCTGAAGCTTTATCCACTCTGGAGTCATGGAGGAGCCGCTATAACCAAGTTGTAAAAGACAAAGGAGACCTTGAGCTGGAAATTATTGTCCTGAACGA CCGGGTGACAGATCTCGTAAACCAACAACAGACCTTGGAGGAGAAGATGCGGGAAGACCGGGACAGCCTGGTGGAGAGACTACATCGGCAGACCGCCGAGTATTCCGCGTTCAAACTAGAGAACGAGAGGCTGAAG GCTAGCTTCGCCCCAATGGAGGACAAGCTCAACCAGGCGCACATCGAGGTCCAGCAGCTGAAGGCATCAGTTAAGAACTATGAGGGAATGATTGACAACTATAAGAGTCAG GTGATGAAGACCAGACTGGAGGCTGATGAAGTGGCTGCCCAGCTGGAACGCTGTGACAAAGAGAACAAGATCCTTAAAGATGAGATGAACAAAGAGATTGAAGCG GCACGGAGGCAGTTCCAGTCCCAGCTGGCTGACCTGCAGCAGCTGCCCGATATCCTTAAGATCACAGAGGCTAAACTGGCTGAGTGCCAGGATCAGCTGCAGGGCTATGAGCGGAAGAACATTGACCTCACAGCCATCATATCAGACCTGCGCAGCCGG ATCGAACACCAGGGGGACAAGCTGGAGATGGCGAGAGAgaaacatcaggcttcccagaaagaaaataaacagctgAGTCTGAAGGTGGATGAACTGGAGAG GAAACTGGAGGCGACCAGTGCCCAGAATATCGAGTTCCTACAGGTGATTGCCAAGAGGGAGGAGGCAATCCACCAGTCCCAGCTGCGACTGGAGGAGAAAACACGGGAATGCGGAACCCTGGCGAGGCAGTTGGAGAGCGCCATTGAAGAcgccaggaggcag GTGGAACAAACCAAGGAGCACGCAGCCTCCAAGGAGCGAGCAGCCCAGAACAAGATCCTGGACCTTGAGACCCAGCTGAGCAGGACCAAGACCGAGCTCAGCCAGCTGCGGCGGAGCCGGGACGAC GCTGATCGCCGCTACCAGAGCCGCCTGCAGGACCTGAAAGACCGCCTGGAGCAGTCGGAGAGCACCAGCCGCAGCATGCAGAACTACGTCCAGTTCCTCAAGTCGTCCTACGCCAACGTGTTTGGGGACGGTCCCTACGCTTCCTACCTGACCAGCTCTCCCATCCGCTCCCGGTCTCCTCCCACCTAA